A stretch of DNA from Oryza brachyantha chromosome 4, ObraRS2, whole genome shotgun sequence:
cttaTATGAAAAGAGgtattccataggaatttcataggattctaTAGGatttattcctttgattcaaaggactttgtagaaaaaattcctatagaaatgaaatactctaaatttcctttgaatcaaatgggCCTAAACATGGTTTTTGAAATGGAAACTTGTGAAGCACTGCCATGTTTCCGGAGGGTGGATCAGTGGACGTGCATGCTTTGCCGTGATGGCAGTAGCGGATGGTGCTGGGCCGCCAGTTTCCTCCAGAATGCTGCTGGCCGCCGAGGAGGACATGCCTGATGCTTTCTGCTCGCGCAGGCGCCTGCAAGTCGAGCACGGAGTATGCTTTCGCAGCAACCAATTCCAGCATTTTTCGAGGAGCAAAAGTACCTTTTTTTTGGTACGAAGTGTTCAGTAAGAATGTTTCGAAACCCAAAGAGTACGTGCACTCATCAAGGGATCACTGCACCTCGTACAATCTTCTGTTGCCCCTTTCGCCGAACAGGGACGAACCGACTGAAAACCGTCTTCAAGGCAGTGTTAATCACATTCAGATTTGGCCACTGAATTCGTGTGACGCACGCACGATGTTCACGTCTACTACTAGCAGAGCTTATGAATTATGATGCAGAAACCGTTCAGCTACCGCTAGTGCCGCTCGCACCAACCCTTAATGCGAAAAATTCAACTATGGTGCCTTTGTTTACAGCCGGGCAAATACCTACTGAATGCCGTGTTATGTGGGATATTCAGTACACCTTCTGACGCCGAAAGTGCCTCATCTTTACGTCGATCAAGGGGAAAGTACTGAAACCATGCACTGTGCTTAAACCACCCAGTTTACGCCAAAGAGTCCTGGTACTAGTGCAATATGAGTTATGAACTTGCTTGATATGTATAACCTCAGTTTCGCATTATGATATATAGTTTAGTATTTtctatattcatatagatgtcaatgaatctaaacagatataaacaacataaatctagttaatgtaaaactattttataatatagaaaagagGGAATATCATGCTTATTGTTGGGGTCTATTCTGTTTGGAAAAATGACTTGGATTCATAAGGATTAATTCCTAGGAAAGACATTATGTTTCTAggaataaatatagaaaaataaaaaaacattcatTTCCTACCTTATGTAGAGacaaaataatgaaatttttttcatctactcaaactcttttttttggaaaaaaatcatattgattTATATGTGGATGTATTCTTGTTTCCTTCCCATTTCATATTTCAATGTGTGAAGTTCCTCTAAACCAAACTAAGCCCTTAAATTCTCAAAGAAGAGGCGAGCACCGACACTTCTACATTTTTAGACAATATAAAGTTACATACAGGGGTCTAAAGATTTCGCATgttaactaaaataaatactccctccgtcccagaattaatcaattttcaccttttacctataatgtttgactattcgtcttattcaaattatttttgcaattaatatttttgtttttattacaTGATTTATCGAGAGtagtactttatatgtgactattttttttttaattttttgaattttttaaataagatgatcaAACGCTGAATATGGATAGTCAAAAGTTTgctttattttgggatggagggaataCATGGATAGTGGTAAACAGCATTTTTTAGACGAATTGATCTTTATGATTCTCATCATAGACAAGACAATGCTGGAAATCAATGACATGAATCCTTTTTGGTGGTAAAGAACCAAAAAGTTCGCTCTGCTTCAGACAGGTTTGCTTCATAGTACTATTCTTCTTTCAGTTTTTGGTGTCTATCtgcaaaatttttcatattattgcCTTAGAAAAGATAGTGTTGAAAAATGCCGAGTGAATCTTTATTAGTAGATCAATTTATGAACTTGATGTACTGAAAAGGCCAGTTGGCGAACCATCAAAGCATGTGGTTCAATATATTCAGTTTTCTCCATGCCATCTGGTCCGAAATGGTATAATACTATTAGCCTTCAATGAATTCAGGAAAAAAGTCAAGGAGAACCGTGAAGACAAAAGCAACGATATGTATGTCACTTCAGAGTGTCTCAAAGCAAGGGGGACAAAAAAACGAAAGATGGATCATTTCAGCGGCAAGAGGATGAATAATGAAAATGTATCAGCTGAGACTTTGGTATGCGTTCCTTTCTTCATATTGcaaatcaagaaaaagaaaataacgaGGACAGAATAATTTAAGTTGCAAGTTTTCTTACGTACAAGCTCCAAtcatcctttctttttttccttcagacCTCTCTCTTCTgtcaaaacgaaaaaaaaagtgcagtAGTAATCAACGCCTGTACTAACAAATGGTGAACTTAGCAAAGCTTGATTTGTCCTTTAGTttctgctccctccgtttcataataatgcaagatgtttaactttttttaatgttttaattatttgtcttattcaaatcgatgatgaaaatatcatttattttgcttgtgacttattttattattaaaagaattttaagcacaacctattatttttatatttgtattaaatttttaaataaaacgagtgatcaaacattgcaaccaaaaaagtcaacatcttatattatgaataaaacggagggagcagaaTCTGGAGTGTCAAAAGACAAGGTTGAGACAGTATATCAAAAGGAGCATCTCTCTTCTAATCCAGTTGCATCGTCTCtatatttcatctttttcaACAAGTATGTCAGCCATGTCTTCATGTAAATGTGAATCTGCTGAACTTTATCCAGAAAGTGATAGGTACAGAACTACAGATAATTCCACAGCCAGTTTGAATTCTGCAGAAAATGAGTGAATTTGGATCCAAAAGTATTTCATTCCTTGTGTATTcagaagaacaaaacaaattgacaTTCATTACATGGGGGAgaattttttaagtgtgtACTGGAGCTAAATTCGACTTGTAGAAGCTTTTCCTCCTGAACAAATCCCCGAACTTGCGAAGAATCGgcctcttcttcttgttcttcatGGACTGATCCATGCCGTCGTAGTGGCTCTGATCAATGTGATCGAATTCGTCGTCGAAGTCGCTCATGGCGGCTTCGGCCGCGGACTTGAGATCAGCGATGTTGCTCAGCGACGCGAACACCTGGTCCTTGTGGTTCAGGCTGCCCATCCTCGCCGACTGCGAGAAGCTGCCCTTGAACTTGGCCGGCTCGCCGATCGAGTATCGCCGGCTGCTCGGCGTCCTTGACTTCTCCGCCATCCACCGGTGTGATGCGGCCTCCGGTGTTCCCTTGGCGCTGGCGACGAGACGAACACTTGGCAGGTGCTGGTCGAAGCCGTAGTCCGCCACGGAGGCGGTCTTCGCCGACGCAGGGGTGCTGCACGCGGTGGTCGTGGTCGCGGCGAGCAGGCTGTTGAGCTCCTTGAGGCTCCCCTGCGCGGCGGCCTCGCTGACCTTGATGCACTCGTACTCCTGGCGGAGGCTCTGCAGCGCGCCGTCCttctcggcgacgacgtcgttGAGCCGGGCGTTCTCGCCCCTGGCGAGCTCCAGCGACTCCTTGACGACGTTGGCCTCGGCGACGGCCTGCTTCAGGATATCGCGCAGGCGGGCGTTCTCGTCGCGGATCACGCGCTGCGACTCGACGAGCTTGGTGTTTTCCTGCCGGGCGCGgttcacctcctcctccgacgcgCGGACGCACTCGAGGAGCACGCGCTCCTTGTCGCCCCACGCGGCGGCCGACTCCTCGGCCTCGAGcctgcaccggtcgtgctcgtCGGACACGGCGCGCAGCCTCGCCTCGGCGGCGGACAGCTCCAGGCGCAGCCGCTCGGCCTCGGCATTGGCGGCCTCCAGCTCGGCCTGCGCCTCGGAGAGCCACATCTTGACCTGCTTCGCCTCCATCGTCACGTCGGAGAGCGCGACGGAGAGGTCGTCGAGCGCCTTCCTGCTCTTCTCCTCCCCCTGCATCGCCGTCCGGAGCTCGCAGCGCAGGGCCCTGACCTCGTCGACGTCCGAGCCGCCGAACACGAGGTCCTTGACGCTCCTCTGCTCCGCAACCCCTCCcctccggctcgccgccgcctcgaggCTCGTGTTGGCGTCCCGCAGAGTGGCGATCTCCAGCTTGGCCTCCTCGAGAGAGATCTTCGTCTGCTCCAGCTGCTTCGTCTGGTATATCAGCGACTCGAGCATCTTGCGCTCGGACTCCTTGGCCTTCTCCACCTCCCGCTGAAGGAGTTGCACCTTCTCCGCCGCGTCCTTCTCGCAGTCCCTCCTCACCTCcgccagctcccgcgccgcacgcgccttctcctccctctccttcctcagctcctcctccatctccgACACCCTCTGTCGCAtcgcgccgtcgacgccgcgaCGGTTCTGCCGGCGGACAGCagaccaagaaaaaaaacagaacgcCACGTCAATCAACCAGAAGATGACACCAAAAACAAGGCACCGGCTTTGAGCGTAACGTAACGTGAGGCCGTCTTACCTCCGGTGACGGCGTCgtcctggcggcggcggcggcggtggagcggctGCGGCGGAGACGAGGGGAAGGCTTGGAAGAAACGGCAGGAGCCGCGGCGGCCCTGAGCCCGGCCTCGAAGGACCCGGATCTGCACGGCGAATCCCAGCTCATATCGAATCGAATCGGCGGAAGGAACTAAACAGTAAATAGTCAAGCaataataaaagaagaggGACACGGCCGGAAAAGAAGGATCTTGAGGAGGAGGGCAGGGGCTCGCTCATGGCGTGGCACGCCGACTCGAGCGCGCGAGCCACTCCCACTCTTCACCTCTTCAAAGGGGGAACTCACCTCGGCATGGTGGTGGAGGGCATCTCGTACGAGCACGCGGGCGGCGCGTGGTCCGAGGCAAGCGTAGAAcaagagagagggaaaaaaaagggaaaaagaaacggTTTCCGCGGCGACAGCCGTGTCAGGGAACCGAATTAGAAGACCCTGCCCAACATGGCGCCATTAATACCCGCTCAAATCAGGCGATCGAGCGCAATATAGATAGAAAGAAACAGAGAAGGTTCTCTTTGTTTAAATGTGTAGTATTATTAATGGCGAGTGAGCCGCGTCGTGGCGAGCGGGGCGAGGCCGCAAATGGCGGGTCGTGGGCTCGCGTGGGAGCGGGaccgggaggggaggggaggggaggggtggCCCGTgccgcgcctgcgcctgcgctGCGGCTGCCTCCGTGCGTTTGGATCCTGGCGGCCGATGGGGTCAACGGACGCGTTGTTTTTTTTCGCTCCGTTGTTCGCGGTCGCGAGCCGTGGCCGTGCGATTCTTCGATTCGGTCAGTGGGGGATCGTGGGAAAATTCCGTGGAAGCTGATCTCACGTGAGGGCTGGGCGCCAGCCacccgcggcgcgggcgcgcggttGACTGTTGAACGAGGTAGGCGGCACCGCACCCACCGGTGCCATGCCACGGGTTGGGTTTGGTGACTTTGGTCATCGGCGATTCGGCATGAGGCTTCTCACTGCACCACCTctctggctggctggctgacTAGTTGCGGTGTCAACACCACGTCGTGAATCCCCTGTCCAACTCGCTGCATTCACTACAGAGCAGCAGTAGCGTAACAACGGCCGTGGCAACGGCGCGTGCTGACGGGTGAGACGGATATCTCCTGTCCAATTCGTCTCTGGATGTTTTGAGTTGAGTTTCAATTGGCTGCGGCTGCCCGACCAACTGAGACCGATCGTAGCTAATACAGaggtgattatttggttttttatgaaaaagatcCACCGAGATATttgtcaagaaaaaataattgataaataaaactttttatatgtattgttatcgatctaaaagccaagctgaaaataaacttaaataaaaaatctcagaattcacttttaaaatttaaggttaagaaattaaatttagtctTGTAATTACAAACAGAAGCAAAAGATAAGGTTGATCTCGATTTTGCTGAAGAGTAAACGGGCGAGTCATTACGCAGTTCTAGGTGTGGAATCTGTAGTCCTCCATACGAGCGATCGTCAACAATGATGAACTAATGAACCGATGATTATTGACCGTGCTCCCAAATAACCGTGGAAAAAACATCGTGCCGACGCCCTCGATAGTGATGAAGATAAAATCATAATCAAACCGACATGTCATAATGCCCGTAGTTAATGGTGCATAACAGCGGTTAAATCACTTCGGCCTTGCCTCTTTTTTTACATCTTCCCATTCAGACAATCGCCAACGGAGTGGTAgcgctgaaaaaaaaacatgtctgTGTACCGAATTCAGATCTGCGACAGCATAACACCGAGCAGTAACTGCATGTATTTTACAACGGTTATGTTTGGTGAGATTAAGTTGACCAAAACCCTACTTAGTCTATTCATAATGCTATTATAATACGGCCTTTCACACATGCCATGGTTAGCCAAAGCTCAGAAGAATCATCCACGGTCCACCACACTGCATGCCTACATGGCTAGCGGCCTCACACGTCCATTCCGTTAGAAGCTAGCAACGGTATTTGTCAGCCAAGTTGTTTCACCATGATAGTTTTGATTGGTATTCGTCGGCCTGCGCCAATGGCATTTGACATCGTTGAGAACCAAAACACAGATACTATAGCATCTCTAATATCCCATCACCCCAGAAAAACGCAGGAAACATCATCGCAgacaagaaggaaaaaaaaaagagtaactACTAGCAACCAACAACAACAAGCAACACCTGACACGGGAGTGGATGATGCAGTCAGCCACTCGATCAGGCCATCCGGGGGATGGATTTTCATCGTCGATGAATATCTTTTTGCatactatttaaataattataaaaaaatcgaaaaataataatataaattaatatgagatacaTGAGATACATCACGCCACaaacataaaagtttaaatttgactttcataaataaaaaaactgaattaaACCAAAACTATTATACACACattcataattaaatttattattttgatataatttgtataagtAGAATTTGGACTTGCATATTTgtgaaatgatatatctcattaatgtatattatcagttttttaatttttaatgtttatttagGTGACATGAATCATAAGTGGATATTCAGTCTAGCTATGAAAATAATCTCTCCTTTATCAGGTCGACATGCAGACGCACAGTACGCCACAGTGTCCGTGCCAATTTTGGCGCAGCCCAACCAAACACTCGTTCAGTAGCGGCCAGTGTTTATGGAAAACGACGAACCGGCGATCAGGCGATGTGTTCATGTGTGCTCCAGCATAAGCAGGCACGGTCCAGCTCGCACAGCACCGGGGCGGCTGGGCCTGGGCTTGCAATTGGCAGCATCTCGTCGTCTCTCTACCTCACGGTCACACGCCCATGGCGTGGTCTTCCAGGCGGCGTTGGAAGAGCTCGTCTCCCCCGTCTCCGGTCTCACTCCCTGATCACCGGACGTCACAGCTCGGCTGGACTTTGGGCGCCGGATGCCTTGAAGGTTCCTTGTCAGTTGTCACACGTATCGCGTGCTCCTCTCTTGAGGCGTGCTGACCTTTGCTGTGGATGTATGCaccatcaccattcaccaacTCTGGCTGATGCCGCAATGCAGGCTACGtattataatatttctttttaaatacgccataatattttaaatatatatttaactataataatttattatataaatataacataaatGATTGTATTTATTAAAGTATTCTTTATACCACATCCTTATTCTAgtttttacaaattaaatatttaaaaaattattggtcttttttaatagtttgacCATAACATTATCCAAAACGATAAGGATTATAAAATTAGAAGGAGTATTAGAGCAGGTTGTGTACCGTCGAACCGTAAgcgatatgttttttaaaaaataaaggatatttaactttaatattcacattaaatctatttaaagtaattttaatgTGAACTTATCCACTGCTCCATTTTACACGTCCGGGAAGAACTAGGGAAGTTTATGGGCCCACTAGGCCACTACCTAAgactctaagagcaagttttatAGCAGGGATAATTGATTACTCTAACCCTACCCACACCATCGACTTATCAGTTAAAGTTGACACGCACC
This window harbors:
- the LOC102715108 gene encoding plectin-like isoform X2, which translates into the protein MPSTTMPRSGSFEAGLRAAAAPAVSSKPSPRLRRSRSTAAAAARTTPSPENRRGVDGAMRQRVSEMEEELRKEREEKARAARELAEVRRDCEKDAAEKVQLLQREVEKAKESERKMLESLIYQTKQLEQTKISLEEAKLEIATLRDANTSLEAAASRRGGVAEQRSVKDLVFGGSDVDEVRALRCELRTAMQGEEKSRKALDDLSVALSDVTMEAKQVKMWLSEAQAELEAANAEAERLRLELSAAEARLRAVSDEHDRCRLEAEESAAAWGDKERVLLECVRASEEEVNRARQENTKLVESQRVIRDENARLRDILKQAVAEANVVKESLELARGENARLNDVVAEKDGALQSLRQEYECIKVSEAAAQGSLKELNSLLAATTTTACSTPASAKTASVADYGFDQHLPSVRLVASAKGTPEAASHRWMAEKSRTPSSRRYSIGEPAKFKGSFSQSARMGSLNHKDQVFASLSNIADLKSAAEAAMSDFDDEFDHIDQSHYDGMDQSMKNKKKRPILRKFGDLFRRKSFYKSNLAPVHT
- the LOC102715108 gene encoding plectin-like isoform X1 → MSWDSPCRSGSFEAGLRAAAAPAVSSKPSPRLRRSRSTAAAAARTTPSPENRRGVDGAMRQRVSEMEEELRKEREEKARAARELAEVRRDCEKDAAEKVQLLQREVEKAKESERKMLESLIYQTKQLEQTKISLEEAKLEIATLRDANTSLEAAASRRGGVAEQRSVKDLVFGGSDVDEVRALRCELRTAMQGEEKSRKALDDLSVALSDVTMEAKQVKMWLSEAQAELEAANAEAERLRLELSAAEARLRAVSDEHDRCRLEAEESAAAWGDKERVLLECVRASEEEVNRARQENTKLVESQRVIRDENARLRDILKQAVAEANVVKESLELARGENARLNDVVAEKDGALQSLRQEYECIKVSEAAAQGSLKELNSLLAATTTTACSTPASAKTASVADYGFDQHLPSVRLVASAKGTPEAASHRWMAEKSRTPSSRRYSIGEPAKFKGSFSQSARMGSLNHKDQVFASLSNIADLKSAAEAAMSDFDDEFDHIDQSHYDGMDQSMKNKKKRPILRKFGDLFRRKSFYKSNLAPVHT